Genomic segment of Niallia taxi:
TAATAAAAGGGGATTATGTTAATGGGTTTTTTCAGTAAACTATTTGGAACAAAACAAGAGGAGGAACAAACAATGGAAAAATTAAATATCGGTATTATACTTGGATCTACTAGAGAAGGACGTGTAAGTCCACAGGTTGGCGCATGGGTGAAGGAATTAGCAGATAAACGCGGTGATGCAAACTATACAGTTATTGATATCGCTGATTATAAATTGCCATTCTTAGGTGAGCCAGGTGCGGATGCTTCAGGAGCTGCTGCTTGGTCTGAAATTATCGCGAAACAAGACGGCTTCGTATTTATCGTGCAAGAATACAACCACTCTATTACAGCAGCATTGAAAAATGCTTTAGACTTCCTTCGTGATGAATGGAATAACAAAGCTGCAGGTATTGTTTCTTACGGTTCAGTTGGTGGCGCTCGTGCAGCAGAGCATCTGCGTGGAATACTAGGAGAATTGCTTGTGGCAGATGTTCGTGTACACCCAGCATTGTCTTTATTCACTGATTTTGAAAATGGGACAGAATTCAAACCGAAAGAAGTTCAAGGAGAGTCAGTTAACCAAATGCTAGACCAAGTAATACCATGGTCAACTGCATTGAAAACTATCCGTAAATAATAGTATGAAGATAAGCCTGTGCATGCTGCACAGGCTTATTTGTTAATATAGGGCAGTTTTTTTATATTTACAGAGAATCAATTCAAGTCAACACGCACCTTGCTATGCAATGTTCGTGTTTTGCTTGTTTTTTATTACACTCGAGAATGAACTCTTTCCCCTTGAACCCAAACCTCTTTAATGTTTTCTGGGCGAACAAGATAAATGATCTTTTGGAAAATGTCATCTAAAGCTTCATGAGCATCAAAAATAGGAAGCTTTGCTGATGGCGTCTTTGTATCAATAATTTGGACGTCCCACGTATAGTTTTCTTCTAATTTTCCAATAGGCAGGCTTAAGCTTTCACCACCGCCAGCAGTAGCTAAATAAAAGGCTTCATGAATGGAAATACGAGAATCTGCCACGCCACGTTCTTCTGTACAAAGAGCGGTACTGACACCATCCTCTAGCATTCTAGACGAGACGACTGCTTGTTTGGCATTGTCATAAATACTCGGTGTAGCACCTGCTGAAATGTCTGTTCCAAGCCCTACATCGATTCCCATCGCTTGAAACCTTTTCAACGGCAATACACTGTTGGCAAAGTATGCGTTTGAGAGTGGACAGTGGCTAATGGCGGTACCAGTGCTAGCGAACAATTCAGCATCCTTGTCATCAAGGAAATTACTATGTGCCATGACAGATTTATCGCCTAACAATCCGAAGTCATGAAGTGCGAAGGCATCATTTTTCTGGAATCTATCCTTCACATATTGATGAGCCCAATCACTTTCACTGCAATGTGACTGGATATGAGTGTCGTATTTAGCTGCAAGCTCACCAAGTCCTTTCAATGCTTCATCTGAACAGCTCGGGATAAAACGCGGAGTTACAACAGGGTAGACACCTTGCTTTACTTCCTTGGCTAAATCCTTCATTGCAAGGATAAACTCCTCCGTATCTTTTATAGCTGTTTTTGGATCTGCATCTCGGTAGTAATCTGGATTTTGGTCTGGATCATCCATGACTACCTTTCCAACAAGACCGCGTTGACCCTTTCTTGCACAAATTTCTGCTAATAACAAGCTTGCTTCCTTGTGGACTGTCGCAAAATACAGGACAGTAGTGGTTCCGTTAGCGAGTAATGTACTAACTAAATCCTCATACACAGTTTTGGCAAATGCCAAATCCGCATATTTTGCTTCAAGTGGAAAGGTATACGTATGCAGCCAATCATACAGCGGAAGATCCAGGGCAGTACCTGATTGAGCCCATTGCGGAGCGTGAACATGTAAATCGACAAAACCAGGTAAGAAATATTGGCCATCTTCCAACTGATGAAAGTTAGCTTCTTCTTGATGTTTAGCTAAAAGGGATGTGTAATCCTCTTGTTCAGGACTAACAATCTTTTCGATTATCCCATTGTCATTTACAAAAAAGAGATGATTCTCCAAAATATTTACTTTTTCAGGAGAGTAACTGGTAAATGCGGTCCCATGAAAAATATACGTATAATTAATAATAAACACCTTCCTATCGTTCGTGTTTTATGGTAATATAAATATTGTAATAGATGATTAATAGCTAGTCTACAGGAAATCAGATAGTTTTACTAGATTTTAAATATTAAGAAAAAACTATTTTTGAAAAATATCTTGCACTAAAAAAAAATCGTGGTATTGTAGTAAAAAACAAAACTAAATAGTGTTTTTCATATAATCGTGGGGATATGGCCTACAAGTTTCTACCTGTTTACCGTAAATAAACTGACTATGAAAAGCAAAAAGAATGGTCTATGGGTTTAGTCTATTCTTTTGATACTTTGAATCTATAAAGCTCGAAGTACATGCTTTTCTGTTGTCTGGAAAATTATGTATTTCGAGCTTTTTGCGTTGGTAGAAACTTTTGATTATATGAATGTCTAGTAACCTACAGGGGGAATGGGAGAATGGCAAAAGGTATGAAGGAGAATATGACGGGAGAAAAAGAAAATATTTCCGTTGGTAAGTCGATATTTTTAGGGTTACAGCAAGTATTAGCAATGGATTTATTTATTCCGCCAATCATCTTGGCAGGCTTACTTTCATTTTCTGTATCAGATAGTGCTTTGTTGATTCAAATGACATTTATTGCTTGCGGTATTGCCACAATTATTCAAGCAGGATTTGCAATGAGGCTTCCTGTTATGCAAGGGCCGTCATTTGTGCCATTAAGTGCACTGGCAGCAATTGGCACAACATCTGGTATTGGGGCGATGATTGGCAGTTTAATACCAGGTGCGTTAATCGTTGCTTTATTAGGTTATCCGCTTAAGGTTTATAGTAAGGTCGTTAGAAAAATCATTCCACCTATCGTTGCAGGGACGGTGATTGTGGTTGTTGGACTTTCATTAATGCCAAGTGCCATTAATTCTATTTACTCAGCAGAAGGCAGCTTTGGAGAGAACATCCTTATTGCTACAATTACAGCTGCTATTCTTATATTTTGTATGTATGTTGGCGAAAAAGCGAAATCCAAATGGAAATATATTAAAGTTGTGTCCGTTGTATTAGCACTTATTATAGGTTCAATTATTGCTTCCTTCTTTGGATTAGTTCATTTTGATTCGCTTAAGACTGCTGCATGGTTCCAAATGCCAGGTCTATTTTCATTCGGTATGCCAGAGTTTAATCTCCATGCCATTATCGTTATGATCGTTGTTTACCTTATTGTCACTATAGAAACTACTGGAACTTGGTTTACTGTAAGTAAAGTAACTGGCGAAGAGCTAGATGACAAGCGTTTAAATGGTGGAGCACTTGGTGAAGGGTTAGGCTGTTTTGTTGGTTCCTTCTTTGGAGGAACACCCGTAACAGGTTATTCTTCTAATGCTGGTATTATTGCGATAACTGGAGTGAAGAGCCGTAAACCAATTATTGTAGGTGGAGTTATTTTAGTATTACTTGGCATGATGCCAAAGCTCACAAGCTTAATCGCATGTATTCCTAGTGTGGTTGTGAATAGCGTATTTGCGATTTTATGTGTTGTTATCATGATGAATGGTTTTAAAGTTATTAAAGATGAAGCATTCACTGAAAGAAATATGCTTGTTATCGGTGTCCCAATTATGCTTGCATTATTTGCTGTATTGATGCCTGCTGATGTGCTAGCAGGATTGCCGGAAATCGTTACTTATTTTGTATCATCTGGAACAGCTATTGGAGCAATTGCTGCATTGGTACTGAACCTAGTGTTACCACAGAAAAAAGACGATAAAGTTAAAGTTAATGATGTTTCCATGAACGTAAACTAGGAAGAAAAAAGGAGAGTCAACACTATGATGCAACAGGATAGACTATGGAATGAATGGCATCCAGTATGTAAAGCAGAGGAGCTATTAGAAGATCCCAAGCAAGTATTTGTGCTTGGCGAAAGAGTCGCTATTTTCCGAAATGAAAAGGGAGTTCATGCCTTTAAGGATTTATGTATCCACCGTGGTGCTGCCCTTTCGCTTGGAAAGGTGAAAAACGGGAATTTAGTGTGTGCCTACCATGCTTGGGAATATGATTGTGTAGGAGCATGTGTAAAGATACCTGCCCTTCCAAATGGCAGAGCGATTCCAAAAAAGGCTAAAGCGACTGTTTATCATTGTGAAGAATATCTTGGGCTGATTTGGGTGAACTTAGGCGACAATCCGTCGCCGCTTATTTCTTATCCAGAATATAACATGGAGAATCACCGTACTGTCATTTGTGGCCCATATGATGTAAATGCAAACGCACCAAGAATTATCGAGAACTTTCTTGATGTGTCACATCTTATGTTCGTACATGAAGGCTTATTAGGAGACGAGGAACATGCGGAAGTAGTAGATTATAAAGTAGATTTTATCGATAATCGCTATATTACAAGCAAAATTCCTGTTTACCAGCCAAATCCAGATGGCCGTTCAAAAGGCGGGTATGCAGACTATGTATACGAAATCTTAAATCCAACAACAGCTCGATTTACGAAAACATCTGAAGGCTCTGATGATGCATTAACGATTCTGCTAATTGTTAATCAAGCGGGAAATGAACAATCACAGGCTTATATGCTGTTAACAAGAAACTATGATTTGGATATGCCTGACGAACCATTTGTTGAGTTCCAAGACACGATTTTTTATCAGGATCTTGATATTGTACAAAGTCAAAAACCAGAATTGCTTCCGTTAGATTTACAAGCGGAATTACATCTTAAATCAGATGCGTTAACAATTGCTTATCGCAGATGGTTAAATCAATTGGGTGTTGAGAATGGGACTACACCAGTATTAGAGAGAGTGTAAGCGCGGGGATACCCGTGCTTTTTTTATTGCGGGCAGGTGGAAACAATTATTATACGTTTTTAAGATTTATTTTGTCCGATCTTTAATATAATGAAAAAAAAAGACAGGAGTTAGGACAATGACTGAATTTCACGAAATAAAAATTATCAACACACAAAAAAATAATATGATAGATATTATATATTTTCACGATGATTTTTTTGGATATCTTGAAGAAGCACATCCTCGTCAAATAGAACTGTTAAATAATCTCCCGGTTTTTTATCCAGATAATATAGATTTCAATCATTTATCTGTACAAGATTTTAAGTTTTTAAAAAAATTCCATACAAAGAAAGCAACAGAAAAAGGTATTTCTTTAGCAGGAATAAGTATAATCAATGGTTGTTCTTTTGAAGAATTATTAGACATAAGTAAACAGTTAATAATAGCTGAAAATTCAGTTGATTATACACCTAATAAATTCGTTAATACTTTTACAAAAGATGAAACGAAAAGTAATCTTGAAAAATTATCAACTATATTGAGTAATATATCGCTACATAAAACAGAATATATATTGCTGTGGGAAGGTATTTAAAAGGAATGTTTAAGGTGTAGCGGTACACAAAAAGGCTGGAGCAAAAGTATTTAAGGTTAGGTTAAAACTGGGCTGTTTAATAGAATATTGTTTGATAGTTCAGAGATTTATTTGGGTATTTTCTGCTACCAAGAGGAGGCTCCATCCTCCCTGCGGAAAGCGAGTGGCCGCAGTGCAATGAAACTTCCATACTCGATTGTTTCAAAGCTAGATGATACGTTATAGCTGGTTCGTCTCGACCTCTTACTACATAATACAGATAAAAAGGTACAAGCACTCAATCACTTACTGAATATCATATAGGAAGTTTATGAAAAAGAGTGTGATGAAAATGAATAAACAAAGAAGTGGTAATTCGGGCTCTAACCGTACTCCGTTAACCCAATCTAGTTTACAGGCAACGTCAAGCTATACTGTCAACATAGCAGTTATTGGGGATAGTCATGTAGGCTATTTGAACAGCCAAAGTATTTTTAATAATTTTCTCCCAAGGGCGATAAATAGTGGGACGAAAAGGTATGTCATTTTTGGCGGAGACAATGCCCATGCATTAGGAGCTTTTACAACAGCAGAGGCGCGAAGCTATTATCAGCAGTTCAAAAACATTGTGGATCACAATTTAGGACCGAAAAATATCTACTATCGGACATCAATAGGAAACTGGGAGGATACGAGCAGAAATGATAGTAGGAATTTATTTCTGCAATATTTTAACCCGTTAACAGGCAGGGTGAGTATTCCGAGAACTCGAGGGTTAGTGCAGCATGTATGGCTTGATAATGGGACGGGGACATTCAGCCAAGACAGTATTAATCTATTAAATAATTTAGATCCTAATCATTACTATATTATTGATACACATTGGCCTCTTTATGTACCAGGAATCTATAATACAGTTAGTTCTGATCATGTCGTGAGCAGACAAGAAACAGACCGGTTTTTTAATGCAATTCCAGCTAATGTAAGGAGCAGAATCCTTGGTATCTTCACACATCATGCCCATGTTTTTTATTCAAAGCTAACAAATATTCATGCTAACTTTCCGAATACCCCATTTTTTGTGACTGGTTGTTCTGGTGATTATAAATGTTCTTCCTTTGAAAGTGGATACTATGATGCAGACATAACCATCCAAAGTAATAACCAAGCATCCTTACAGGTAAGAGAAGTGATTCTTTAATTTTGTAAAATAATGGGCTGAAGTACCCTTGATAAAAATATTCTTGCTATTTTTTATTTTATTTGATAAGATATAGGAAGCGTATACAGAACGGATTGTAACTGTTAAATCAGGCAAAACCGATTACCTTATTTTTAAAGGGTGGGTTTTGCCTTTTTCTCTATATATCGGAGGGTAATAAAGTGAAAATCGAGAAAATATTAAACAACAATGCGGTTATCTCTTTAAAAGATAATCAAGAAATTATTATCATTGGTCGCGGGATAGCTTTTCAAAAGCGAGCTGGTGATCAGATTGCTGAAGAGCAAATTGATAAAATTTTCACTTTAGAAAACGAAGATATGATGACGAATTTCAAAACCTTGATAGCTGATATGCCGATTGAATATATGCAATTATCAGAGAAGATTATTGCTTATGCAAAGATGAAGCTTGGTAAGAAATTAAACGAAAGCATTTATATTCATTTAACAGACCATATTTATTATGCGGTGGATCGCTTTAAGAACCACCTTCCAATAAAAAATGGATTACTTTGGGAAATTAGACAACTGTATAGAGATGAGTATGAGGTAGGACTAGAAGCATTGAATATGATTTGTGATCAATTTGGTGTAATCTTGCCAGAGGATGAAGCAGGATTTTTGGCACTTCACTTCATCAACGCTGAGTTGAATGAAGAGATGCCAGTTGTTCATGATATGACAAAAATCATGCAGGAAATCTTAACACTTGTAAGGTATCACTTTAAAATTGATTTTAATGAAAATTCGCTGCATTTCTACCGCTTTATTACACATCTTAAGTTTTTTGCGCAGCGTTTAGTGAAAGGTAATCACTATAACAGCTCAACAGATGACGATTTATATCAAGTAATTCAAATGAAATACCCTGATGCACATACATGTGCCCTGAAAATAAAGAAATTTATTGAAAGCATGTATACCTATGTGTTAACAGACGAAGAAATGATTTATTTAACCATCCATATAGAACGAGTTGTCAAAAGCAATAATGACAAATAGGGTTGTAACCTAGCGGGCAAAACCTAAATCAAACAGAGATGTTTTGATTTAGGTTTTTTTGTTGGAAATTTTTACGTCAATAGGGAATGAATATAAGTGTTATAAAGAAAAGGAGAAAAGAAAATGAGTAATACTAAACTTGCTAATGACATTGTCGATTTAGTAGGCAAAGAAGAAAATATCTCAAGCCTTGTTCACTGTGCAACACGCTTGCGTTTCAAATTAAACGATAGCAGCAAAGCGAACAAAGAAGCTTTGCAAAACTTAGACGGGGTGCTTAGTGTTGTAGAAAGTGGCGGCCAGTTCCAAGTAGTAATTGGCAGCCATGTTCCAGAAGTTTATAAAGAGATAAATAAGATTGCCAATATTGGCAGTTCAGAGCAAGCTCCAGCAAATGCACCGAAGCAAGGAATTGGTGCACAGATTTTTGAAGTTATCTCACGCAGCTTCTCTCCATTAATTGGAGCACTTGCTGGTGCAGGTATGTTAAAAGCAATCTTAACGGTCTTAACAATGTCAGGGCTGTTATCAACAACAAGTGGTACGTACTCGATTCTGTCTGCGGCCGGAAATGCAGTATTCTATTTCCTTCCGATTCTTTTAGGGATTACGATTTCTACTAAACTTGGTGCAAATCCATATGTTGGTGGAACAATTGGGGCAGCGTTACTTGAGCCTAATTTCACTGGGTTAATGACAGAGACAAGCAATGTGTCTAGCTTTATTGGAATTCCAGTTGTACTAATGGATTATTCCTCAACCGTATTCCCTGTGTTTATTGCGATTTGTATTTATGCACTTTTAGATAAATTCTTAAAGAAAATTATTCATAAAGACCTGCAGTTATTCTTAGTACCAATGCTTTCTTTAATGATTATTGTCCCATTAACTGTGTTGGCATTCGGTCCATTTGGAGTGTATGTAGGAAACTGGATTGGTGATGGAATTAGCTTCTTAAGTTCGAAGAGTGGTTGGTTAGCAGGTGCTGTTATGGGTGCAGGCTGGACATTCTTAACAATACTTGGACTTCACTGGGGTCTTGTGCCGCTTATCCTTCAGAATTTGGCAGAAGGTTATGATCCATTAATGGCGATGCTTTCTGCAGCTGTATTCGCCCAAATGGGATTAGCAGTTGGTATTTTCTTGAAAGCAAAAGACAAAAAGGTCAAAACAGTTGCTGGTTCAACTTTCTTGCCAGCAGCATTAGCAGGTGTAACAGAACCAATTATCTATGGTCTATTGCTTCGTAATAAAAGAACAATTCCGTTTGTGGCGATTGCTGGAGCAATCGGAGGGGGAATTAGTGGCGCGCTTGGAAATAAAGCAATGTCATTTGCTTTCCCAGCCTTCTTAACAATCCCAGCGTACACACCAATTGTTTCCTTTATCATTCCGATGCTAATTGCCTTTGTCATTGCTTTAGTACTAGTATTAGTACTTGGTTTTGAAGATAAAAAGAATAAAGAAGAAGTTCAAGAAGAAGTAGCTGTAAAAGAAGTAGAAAAGGTAGAAGTGCCTTCCCAGCCACTTTTAAAACAAGAAGTAATTCTTAGTCCATTAACAGGATCTGTTCTTCCATTATCAGAAGTCGATGATGTTGTATTTGCTTCTGAAGCAATGGGAAAAGGGATAGCGATTGAGCCAACAGTTGGGAAAGCTGTTTCTCCAGTGAACGGGACTATTACAACTATTTTCCCAACAGGTCATGCGATTGGTATTACGTCAACAGATGGAGTAGAAATATTAATTCATATTGGTATAAACACTGTTCAATTGAATGGGCAGCACTATACACCGCATGTTAAACAAGATGATGTAGTAAAACAAGGCGATGTGTTAGTAGAGTTTGATATTGAAAAAATTAAAGAAGCTGGCTATCCGGTAACAACGCCTGTGATTATTACAAACACAGGTCAGTATGCAGAGGTAGTTGGAACAATGGAAGAAAATATTGTCCAATCTGAAAAATTATTAACTGTTATTGTATAAACCAATGTGAATAAGGAGAGAGTGTTACACTATTCTCTCCTTTATTATAAAGGAGGAAACAATTATGACATCAACATTTAAGTTCCCAGAAGGCTTTCTTTGGGGCGGAGCTACAGCAGCAAACCAATTAGAAGGTGCATCTAATGAAGGCGGAAAAGGACTAAATACACCAGACGTGTTGCCAGGTGGAAAAGTTCGCTTAAAAGTACTTTCAGATCCAGGCTTTGACTTTGAGCTGGACACAGAGAAGTATACATACCCAAATCATGAGGCAATCGACTTCTATCACCGTTATAAAGAAGATATCGCACTTTTCGCAGAAATGGGATTCAAGACATTCCGTATGTCTATTGCTTGGTCAAGGATTTTCCCAAATGGTAATGAGCTTACTCCAAACGAGGAAGGCTTAGCATTCTATGACCGTGTATTTGATGAGCTACTAAAATACAATATTGAACCAGTTGTGACAATTTCTCACTATGAATTGCCGATTCATCTAGTAAAAGAATATGGTGGCTGGAGAAGCCGTGAATTAGTAACATTCTTTGAGCGTTATGTAACTGTTTTATTCAACCGTTACAAAGACAAAGTAAAATACTGGATGACATTTAATGAAATCAACAGCAGCCTTCATATGCCAATCCTTGGCTTAGGGTTTGCAATCCAAAGCGAAGAAGACCGTTACCAGCCAACATTCCAAGCATATCATCATCAGTTTGTAGCAAGTGCAAGAGCGGTTCAGCTTTGCCATGAAATCATTCCTGGTGCACAAATTGGCTGTATGCTTGTTTATCTGCCAACATATTCAGTAGATTCCAATCCAGAAAATGTTCTTTTCGCATTGCAAGAAGAACAAATCTTTAATTATTTCTGTGGAGATGTGCAAGTGCGAGGTCATTATCCAGCATTCATTAAGCGCTACTTCAAAGAACATAATATTGAGCTAGATATTCAAGACGGCGATTTAGAGCTGATTAAAGAAAATACTGTTGATTATGTAGCACTGAGCTACTATATGTCACGTACAGAAAAGAAAGACAAAAAACCAGAAGAAGTCGGCCAAGGAAATATCTTGGGCGGAATCAAAAATTCCTTCTTGAAAGCAAGTGATTGGGGCTGGGAAATTGATCCTACTGGATTAAGAATCTCACTAAACCAATTATATGATCGCTATGAAAAACCATTATTCGTTGTCGAAAACGGATTAGGTGCTTATGATAAAGTAGAAGAAGACGGAACTATTAACGATGATTACCGTATTGATTACTTAAGTGAGCATATTAAAGCAATGGGAGAAGCAGTACAAGATGGTGTTGAGCTTATGGGCTATACACCGTGGGGCTGTATCGACCTAGTAAGTGCTTCAACAGGCGAAATGTCAAAACGCTACGGTTTCATCTATGTAGATAAACATGATGATGGAAGCGGAACTTTAGAGCGCAGCAAGAAAAAATCATTTGACTGGTTCAAAAATGTGATTGCCACAAATGGTGAAGAGCTATAATAGTAAAAAGCATGGGACTTGGTCTCATGCTTTTTTTGTATTCAATAAGTTAACATAAGAAACCATAATTGGAGGGAAAATAAGCAAAAAGGAGGTTGTTTTATGGTGAAATATTCGGCAGTTATATGGATGCTTGTGTTATTTTTTCTTCCTTCTCAAGCTTGGGCGCAGCAAAAGGTGCCAATCCTTATATATCACTCTATCGATGAATTTAAAGGTCAAGGCTCTAAGGAGCTATATGTAACACCTGAAAACTTTGAAAAACAAATGATATATTTACGAGACCATGGTTTTACGTTATTAACATTCGAACATTGGCAGGACACTTCAAAGGTTAAAAAGCCAATTTTTCTTACGTTTGATGATGGATACAAAAACAATATGAAAGTTTATTCTATCTTTGAAAAGTTGGAAACAGACCAGTTTCGACCGACTGCTACATTTTTTGTTATCTCAGACTTTATCGGCCGTTCCAACCGCCTATCAAAGACTGAATTGAAAAAGCTGGCTGATAGTGGAATGGTCTCTGTCCAATCACATACGGCGACACATCCCGACTTAACGAAGATAACAAATTATAAGGAAGAGCTGGAGGGTGCAAGAGATGCTATTAAGAGTATTACAGGCAAACCAGTTATAGCAGTAGCCTATCCATACGGCAGCTTTAACAGCAAAGTGATGGAGGAAGCGAAAAAATATTATTCATTCGGATTAAGTACAACACCCCAATATTATTCCGAGAATGGTCTTAAAAACGAGTTGTTTCTACTGCCGCGTATATATATTAAGTACTCCACTTCAATCAGTGATTTTGAAAAAATAGTAAACGGTGGATAGCCTTTATTAAAAAAGGCAGATGACGAAAAAACTACTAATGAATATTGGAAAATAATGAGATATAATTTATGAAAGTTATATGTCATTCTTTGGGGTTTTGAGACGCTTTTTCATAAATAAGATATGATAGAAAAAAA
This window contains:
- a CDS encoding NADPH-dependent FMN reductase, coding for MGFFSKLFGTKQEEEQTMEKLNIGIILGSTREGRVSPQVGAWVKELADKRGDANYTVIDIADYKLPFLGEPGADASGAAAWSEIIAKQDGFVFIVQEYNHSITAALKNALDFLRDEWNNKAAGIVSYGSVGGARAAEHLRGILGELLVADVRVHPALSLFTDFENGTEFKPKEVQGESVNQMLDQVIPWSTALKTIRK
- the guaD gene encoding guanine deaminase, which encodes MINYTYIFHGTAFTSYSPEKVNILENHLFFVNDNGIIEKIVSPEQEDYTSLLAKHQEEANFHQLEDGQYFLPGFVDLHVHAPQWAQSGTALDLPLYDWLHTYTFPLEAKYADLAFAKTVYEDLVSTLLANGTTTVLYFATVHKEASLLLAEICARKGQRGLVGKVVMDDPDQNPDYYRDADPKTAIKDTEEFILAMKDLAKEVKQGVYPVVTPRFIPSCSDEALKGLGELAAKYDTHIQSHCSESDWAHQYVKDRFQKNDAFALHDFGLLGDKSVMAHSNFLDDKDAELFASTGTAISHCPLSNAYFANSVLPLKRFQAMGIDVGLGTDISAGATPSIYDNAKQAVVSSRMLEDGVSTALCTEERGVADSRISIHEAFYLATAGGGESLSLPIGKLEENYTWDVQIIDTKTPSAKLPIFDAHEALDDIFQKIIYLVRPENIKEVWVQGERVHSRV
- a CDS encoding nucleobase:cation symporter-2 family protein yields the protein MAKGMKENMTGEKENISVGKSIFLGLQQVLAMDLFIPPIILAGLLSFSVSDSALLIQMTFIACGIATIIQAGFAMRLPVMQGPSFVPLSALAAIGTTSGIGAMIGSLIPGALIVALLGYPLKVYSKVVRKIIPPIVAGTVIVVVGLSLMPSAINSIYSAEGSFGENILIATITAAILIFCMYVGEKAKSKWKYIKVVSVVLALIIGSIIASFFGLVHFDSLKTAAWFQMPGLFSFGMPEFNLHAIIVMIVVYLIVTIETTGTWFTVSKVTGEELDDKRLNGGALGEGLGCFVGSFFGGTPVTGYSSNAGIIAITGVKSRKPIIVGGVILVLLGMMPKLTSLIACIPSVVVNSVFAILCVVIMMNGFKVIKDEAFTERNMLVIGVPIMLALFAVLMPADVLAGLPEIVTYFVSSGTAIGAIAALVLNLVLPQKKDDKVKVNDVSMNVN
- a CDS encoding aromatic ring-hydroxylating dioxygenase subunit alpha; its protein translation is MQQDRLWNEWHPVCKAEELLEDPKQVFVLGERVAIFRNEKGVHAFKDLCIHRGAALSLGKVKNGNLVCAYHAWEYDCVGACVKIPALPNGRAIPKKAKATVYHCEEYLGLIWVNLGDNPSPLISYPEYNMENHRTVICGPYDVNANAPRIIENFLDVSHLMFVHEGLLGDEEHAEVVDYKVDFIDNRYITSKIPVYQPNPDGRSKGGYADYVYEILNPTTARFTKTSEGSDDALTILLIVNQAGNEQSQAYMLLTRNYDLDMPDEPFVEFQDTIFYQDLDIVQSQKPELLPLDLQAELHLKSDALTIAYRRWLNQLGVENGTTPVLERV
- the licT gene encoding BglG family transcription antiterminator LicT is translated as MKIEKILNNNAVISLKDNQEIIIIGRGIAFQKRAGDQIAEEQIDKIFTLENEDMMTNFKTLIADMPIEYMQLSEKIIAYAKMKLGKKLNESIYIHLTDHIYYAVDRFKNHLPIKNGLLWEIRQLYRDEYEVGLEALNMICDQFGVILPEDEAGFLALHFINAELNEEMPVVHDMTKIMQEILTLVRYHFKIDFNENSLHFYRFITHLKFFAQRLVKGNHYNSSTDDDLYQVIQMKYPDAHTCALKIKKFIESMYTYVLTDEEMIYLTIHIERVVKSNNDK
- a CDS encoding beta-glucoside-specific PTS transporter subunit IIABC; translation: MSNTKLANDIVDLVGKEENISSLVHCATRLRFKLNDSSKANKEALQNLDGVLSVVESGGQFQVVIGSHVPEVYKEINKIANIGSSEQAPANAPKQGIGAQIFEVISRSFSPLIGALAGAGMLKAILTVLTMSGLLSTTSGTYSILSAAGNAVFYFLPILLGITISTKLGANPYVGGTIGAALLEPNFTGLMTETSNVSSFIGIPVVLMDYSSTVFPVFIAICIYALLDKFLKKIIHKDLQLFLVPMLSLMIIVPLTVLAFGPFGVYVGNWIGDGISFLSSKSGWLAGAVMGAGWTFLTILGLHWGLVPLILQNLAEGYDPLMAMLSAAVFAQMGLAVGIFLKAKDKKVKTVAGSTFLPAALAGVTEPIIYGLLLRNKRTIPFVAIAGAIGGGISGALGNKAMSFAFPAFLTIPAYTPIVSFIIPMLIAFVIALVLVLVLGFEDKKNKEEVQEEVAVKEVEKVEVPSQPLLKQEVILSPLTGSVLPLSEVDDVVFASEAMGKGIAIEPTVGKAVSPVNGTITTIFPTGHAIGITSTDGVEILIHIGINTVQLNGQHYTPHVKQDDVVKQGDVLVEFDIEKIKEAGYPVTTPVIITNTGQYAEVVGTMEENIVQSEKLLTVIV
- a CDS encoding glycoside hydrolase family 1 protein, coding for MTSTFKFPEGFLWGGATAANQLEGASNEGGKGLNTPDVLPGGKVRLKVLSDPGFDFELDTEKYTYPNHEAIDFYHRYKEDIALFAEMGFKTFRMSIAWSRIFPNGNELTPNEEGLAFYDRVFDELLKYNIEPVVTISHYELPIHLVKEYGGWRSRELVTFFERYVTVLFNRYKDKVKYWMTFNEINSSLHMPILGLGFAIQSEEDRYQPTFQAYHHQFVASARAVQLCHEIIPGAQIGCMLVYLPTYSVDSNPENVLFALQEEQIFNYFCGDVQVRGHYPAFIKRYFKEHNIELDIQDGDLELIKENTVDYVALSYYMSRTEKKDKKPEEVGQGNILGGIKNSFLKASDWGWEIDPTGLRISLNQLYDRYEKPLFVVENGLGAYDKVEEDGTINDDYRIDYLSEHIKAMGEAVQDGVELMGYTPWGCIDLVSASTGEMSKRYGFIYVDKHDDGSGTLERSKKKSFDWFKNVIATNGEEL
- a CDS encoding polysaccharide deacetylase family protein gives rise to the protein MVKYSAVIWMLVLFFLPSQAWAQQKVPILIYHSIDEFKGQGSKELYVTPENFEKQMIYLRDHGFTLLTFEHWQDTSKVKKPIFLTFDDGYKNNMKVYSIFEKLETDQFRPTATFFVISDFIGRSNRLSKTELKKLADSGMVSVQSHTATHPDLTKITNYKEELEGARDAIKSITGKPVIAVAYPYGSFNSKVMEEAKKYYSFGLSTTPQYYSENGLKNELFLLPRIYIKYSTSISDFEKIVNGG